One window from the genome of Sulfodiicoccus acidiphilus encodes:
- a CDS encoding TrmB family transcriptional regulator, with protein sequence MSGEIQGKLQDLGFSRYEALVYTATVDLCVATMKQLSDKSGVPYQKVYDVAARLVNKGFLEFVEGRPKKVKLVDPEVSFERFKQDILGIIEEIKEDVKRRSEGSRTRRSTHVEGRKQVIAFVKELVEQAKELRVVYPGIPSWLIGILRKFSGKLYLVVKDEDGGKLSGIRGEIKFRNEVKSKYLIIDESFSVIFTGEDYITVESCEGCMIHSTEHFQLLWSKLTTDGEEPLLLLKERKS encoded by the coding sequence ATGAGTGGTGAAATCCAAGGAAAGCTCCAGGATTTGGGTTTCTCACGTTATGAAGCGTTGGTGTACACTGCGACAGTCGACCTGTGCGTGGCGACCATGAAGCAACTCTCGGACAAGTCTGGAGTTCCATATCAGAAAGTCTACGACGTCGCGGCTAGGCTTGTAAACAAGGGTTTCTTGGAGTTCGTGGAAGGCAGGCCGAAGAAGGTTAAGCTAGTGGATCCGGAGGTGAGTTTCGAGAGGTTCAAGCAGGACATCCTGGGTATCATAGAGGAGATCAAGGAGGATGTCAAGAGGAGATCGGAAGGATCGAGAACCAGGAGATCTACCCACGTAGAGGGAAGGAAGCAGGTGATCGCGTTCGTGAAGGAGTTAGTGGAACAAGCGAAGGAGCTGAGGGTGGTCTATCCAGGAATTCCCTCATGGTTGATCGGTATACTGAGGAAGTTTAGTGGTAAGCTATATCTGGTCGTGAAAGATGAGGATGGAGGGAAACTTTCTGGTATTAGGGGAGAAATCAAGTTCAGAAACGAGGTCAAATCTAAATATCTAATAATAGACGAGAGTTTCTCCGTTATTTTCACAGGGGAAGATTACATAACTGTGGAGAGCTGTGAGGGTTGCATGATTCACTCGACAGAACACTTTCAGCTACTCTGGAGTAAATTAACCACTGATGGTGAAGAGCCTTTATTACTGTTAAAAGAGAGGAAAAGTTGA
- the glcU gene encoding glucose ABC transporter permease GlcU encodes MGEEVSVSPVVRATLQQVGLVLVSAMWLVPFYSMVINGFKTNQGAISTPVLLPPAVPTLQAYTSVWPQLEGPIINSLIVSVPVTALSAFLGAMGAYFFYALTYANSRFSAAVSDFLFSVIALATFIPYQATIIPLTRFIVSLNLLNTYLGLVLAYMIFFVPTGALLMSIFIAVVPKQIIEAAKMDGASDLKIFWRVVLPLTVPAFVSTLIFVFILSWNNFFIPLVLTTTPSMKLVPITVESYTGGYGTLYNDTFAVATLASVIPLLIFIFLGRYFIRGLAALGGGGKGV; translated from the coding sequence GTGGGTGAGGAAGTGAGCGTCAGTCCGGTGGTGAGAGCGACACTGCAGCAAGTCGGACTGGTGCTGGTGTCTGCGATGTGGTTGGTTCCTTTCTACTCGATGGTGATAAACGGTTTCAAGACCAACCAAGGGGCAATTTCAACGCCCGTGTTGCTACCGCCAGCAGTTCCCACCTTGCAGGCCTACACCTCCGTTTGGCCTCAGCTAGAGGGGCCTATAATCAACAGCCTGATCGTCTCGGTGCCAGTTACGGCCCTCTCAGCCTTCTTAGGAGCCATGGGTGCCTATTTCTTCTACGCCCTGACGTACGCCAACAGTAGGTTCTCCGCCGCGGTGAGCGACTTCCTCTTCTCAGTGATAGCCCTGGCCACCTTCATTCCCTACCAGGCCACCATAATACCGCTGACCAGATTCATAGTCTCGCTCAACCTGCTCAACACCTACCTAGGCCTAGTGTTGGCATATATGATATTCTTCGTCCCCACGGGGGCCCTCCTGATGTCTATTTTCATCGCGGTGGTTCCAAAGCAGATCATAGAGGCCGCCAAAATGGATGGAGCCAGCGACCTCAAGATATTCTGGAGGGTAGTTCTACCTCTCACCGTGCCCGCCTTCGTCTCGACCCTCATATTCGTGTTCATATTGAGTTGGAACAACTTCTTCATTCCCCTCGTCCTAACGACTACGCCTTCAATGAAGCTAGTTCCAATCACCGTGGAGTCCTACACCGGCGGCTACGGGACTCTCTACAACGACACCTTCGCGGTCGCCACTCTCGCAAGCGTGATACCGCTCCTGATCTTCATCTTCCTAGGCAGGTACTTCATAAGGGGCCTGGCTGCTTTGGGAGGCGGAGGGAAGGGAGTGTGA
- a CDS encoding MBL fold metallo-hydrolase, translating to MIFRQLISRQGGCVTYVFGCTQAGELFIVDPKASEVEEILKLAESLRMKVRYVIDTHTHADHLSGKRRLAELTGASIYLHESTKVKFPVERVKDGEELKSGNVKIRFVHTPGHTPDSLSLLVTDYRRGEEPWMVMTGDTLFVGGVGRVDIGGEDSAELLFYSLKKLKELPDYVEVYPAHTSGSVCGIGISGKPESTIGFEKKFNTAFRTENKEEFIESQRIQVVRPKEFDYYINANLES from the coding sequence ATGATATTCAGGCAGTTAATCTCAAGGCAGGGAGGATGTGTAACATACGTGTTCGGTTGTACGCAAGCTGGAGAGCTCTTCATCGTCGATCCAAAAGCCTCGGAGGTGGAGGAAATCCTGAAGCTTGCGGAATCTTTGAGGATGAAAGTGAGATATGTAATTGACACCCACACCCACGCGGATCACCTCTCCGGAAAGAGGAGACTCGCCGAGCTCACGGGGGCCTCGATTTATCTTCATGAGTCCACGAAGGTCAAGTTTCCAGTAGAGAGGGTTAAGGACGGAGAGGAGCTTAAGTCTGGAAACGTTAAGATAAGGTTCGTCCATACGCCTGGCCACACCCCAGACAGTCTCTCACTCCTCGTGACGGACTACAGGAGGGGAGAGGAACCCTGGATGGTAATGACGGGTGACACACTTTTCGTTGGAGGGGTGGGGAGAGTCGACATTGGAGGAGAAGACTCGGCAGAACTCCTCTTCTACAGCCTTAAGAAACTTAAGGAACTACCAGACTACGTAGAGGTTTATCCAGCTCACACATCCGGATCCGTGTGTGGAATCGGCATAAGCGGAAAGCCAGAGTCGACTATAGGATTTGAGAAGAAATTCAACACCGCATTTAGGACGGAAAATAAGGAAGAGTTCATAGAGTCGCAACGGATCCAGGTGGTTAGACCGAAGGAGTTCGACTATTACATTAACGCCAACCTAGAATCTTGA
- the csa5 gene encoding type I-A CRISPR-associated protein Csa5: MGVLSVEQAWLKRISTMLAAAVLYSGSPGVVDRMANALSKEAVAKVLNDAQRIVSVGIDRGEVVAQRSSSGQADYVVVTVRTVDRTYTLYGTLPSPGDVEDFTRELEKNIYVARKVGALAMAAVNRAKLGGAQ, from the coding sequence ATGGGTGTATTGTCCGTCGAGCAAGCGTGGCTAAAGAGGATATCCACAATGTTGGCGGCAGCCGTTCTCTACTCCGGCTCACCTGGCGTGGTGGACAGGATGGCCAATGCCCTGTCCAAGGAGGCGGTGGCCAAAGTGTTGAACGACGCGCAGAGGATCGTCTCGGTGGGTATAGACAGGGGAGAGGTAGTAGCACAGAGGAGTTCCTCAGGCCAAGCCGACTACGTGGTTGTAACTGTTAGGACCGTGGACAGGACGTACACTCTGTACGGAACCCTCCCCTCCCCTGGCGACGTGGAGGACTTCACGAGGGAACTGGAGAAGAACATATACGTGGCAAGGAAGGTCGGTGCCCTGGCCATGGCAGCGGTGAACAGAGCTAAGCTGGGGGGAGCGCAGTGA
- the glcT gene encoding glucose ABC transporter permease GlcT — protein sequence MQRSSIVLVVPTFVFSAILIYLVGWNVYISFTNWSFLNPSYSLVGFNTFSELFKQQFFANSLVHSLELSVVVVAAGNALGILFAGLLYFLRSNVARSVYLSVLILPLAVSMAVNGIVWLWLYNINLGVDWVLTAIGLPRFPWLASTSTMFPSLMVVAIWAYAGIPTLFYLAGYMNIDRSVVEAARLDGAWGGKILFRILVPNSLNAFVVSTALLFLFSFRIFSLPYILAGGPTNVFLQTSVVYMYYLATTEFFARSAATSTVIVVIATAVIIPYALFAIRRWVRK from the coding sequence ATGCAGAGGAGTAGTATCGTCCTGGTGGTGCCCACCTTCGTCTTCTCGGCCATCCTAATATACCTCGTGGGATGGAACGTGTACATATCGTTCACGAACTGGTCGTTCTTGAACCCCAGTTACTCCCTAGTCGGTTTCAACACCTTCTCGGAACTCTTCAAACAACAGTTCTTCGCCAACTCCCTGGTTCATTCGTTGGAGCTCTCGGTAGTCGTGGTGGCTGCGGGAAACGCATTGGGAATTTTGTTCGCTGGACTACTTTACTTTCTGAGGTCAAACGTCGCTAGGTCGGTCTACCTCTCCGTTCTCATCCTTCCGCTGGCCGTCTCTATGGCCGTGAACGGGATAGTGTGGCTCTGGCTCTACAACATAAACCTAGGGGTGGATTGGGTCCTAACTGCGATCGGCCTCCCAAGGTTCCCCTGGCTGGCGTCCACCTCCACAATGTTCCCCAGCCTCATGGTCGTGGCCATCTGGGCGTACGCTGGAATTCCAACGCTGTTTTACTTGGCGGGATACATGAACATAGACCGGTCAGTGGTGGAGGCGGCTAGGCTAGACGGTGCCTGGGGAGGGAAGATACTCTTCAGGATCCTCGTTCCCAACTCCCTCAACGCCTTCGTGGTCTCCACGGCCCTCCTCTTCCTCTTTTCCTTCAGGATATTCAGTCTGCCCTACATACTGGCGGGGGGCCCGACTAACGTTTTCCTCCAGACCTCAGTTGTCTACATGTATTACCTCGCCACCACAGAGTTCTTCGCCAGGTCCGCGGCCACCTCGACGGTGATAGTCGTCATTGCGACGGCCGTGATAATACCGTACGCCCTGTTCGCAATAAGGAGGTGGGTGAGGAAGTGA
- a CDS encoding MFS transporter: protein MRVQFLLFTVLVFFTGVYLGEFRLVYPLASTHVFELVELSLVIFGFGKGAMNFASGFLSDVMGRKKVLTLGWLVATPLPIVALLTHSLLLIAFLTVLVAINQAMTWTTTITSQIDISKGRTGMAAGVNEASGYAGVTVGSLIAGYFLSFHLSPYFVMGGIALTSFLLSLFGTRETRPTARKGRTVLEPAVVLGFGGLLEKFVDAFFWVAVPVFLSLRGVSPVVISYVVGTYVGVWTLLQPVVGHLSDVWGRKVLILTGFPVMAIGLALFTLNYFLSSVLCGLGMALVYPTLIAAVDDYSPPDGRGTSLGVYRLLRDSGYGFAGLLGLLLTVGNEFLYIKIAGLAQLAALLTLAFWFTVRKGPIMRR, encoded by the coding sequence ATGAGAGTCCAGTTCCTCCTATTCACCGTATTGGTATTCTTCACAGGGGTGTATCTAGGTGAGTTCAGATTGGTATATCCGTTGGCGTCAACACATGTGTTTGAGCTGGTAGAACTCTCCCTAGTTATCTTCGGTTTCGGAAAGGGGGCGATGAACTTCGCGTCTGGGTTCCTCAGCGACGTTATGGGCAGGAAGAAGGTTCTGACACTGGGATGGTTAGTTGCTACCCCTCTACCTATAGTCGCACTGCTTACCCACTCCCTGCTTTTAATTGCGTTCCTGACTGTTCTGGTCGCGATCAACCAGGCCATGACCTGGACCACCACCATAACTTCCCAGATAGACATATCGAAAGGTAGGACCGGAATGGCGGCAGGTGTGAACGAAGCGTCGGGATACGCAGGAGTGACAGTAGGCAGTCTAATAGCGGGGTATTTCCTTTCATTTCACCTCTCTCCATATTTCGTGATGGGAGGAATCGCGCTAACCTCGTTTCTACTCTCCCTATTTGGGACAAGGGAGACCAGGCCTACGGCAAGGAAAGGAAGGACAGTGCTCGAACCCGCTGTAGTACTGGGGTTTGGTGGACTGTTGGAGAAATTCGTGGACGCCTTCTTCTGGGTAGCAGTCCCAGTATTCCTTTCCTTGAGGGGTGTTAGTCCCGTGGTAATTAGCTACGTAGTGGGAACCTACGTTGGAGTGTGGACGTTGTTGCAACCAGTCGTGGGACACCTAAGCGACGTGTGGGGAAGGAAGGTCCTCATCCTAACTGGGTTCCCGGTGATGGCTATTGGTTTGGCCCTTTTCACCTTGAATTACTTTCTTTCTTCCGTCTTATGTGGTCTTGGAATGGCTCTCGTCTATCCCACTTTGATAGCGGCAGTGGACGACTATTCTCCGCCTGACGGCAGGGGAACGTCCCTAGGTGTGTACAGGCTCCTCAGGGACTCAGGGTACGGCTTCGCTGGCCTCCTAGGGTTGCTCCTGACGGTAGGAAACGAATTTCTCTATATTAAGATAGCGGGTTTAGCCCAGCTGGCGGCCCTATTAACCTTGGCGTTTTGGTTCACAGTTAGGAAGGGGCCGATCATGAGAAGGTGA
- the glcS gene encoding glucose ABC transporter substrate-binding protein GlcS has protein sequence MNRSTRRKALSTTVLAVVVVVIVVVAAVGAYVALSSRHVTTTTPSNVTTTVPPSNTSVTPLVFYTWWATTGKVALDHLIPTFEETYPQYKIEPEVIPGGGGVNAKYAIIALLEAGKPPATFQSLTGPMMLGFVEATPNGKTAYVNFTPIVEQMGLFKTAVPEVLDAAAYNGTMYTMPVNVHRGATLYISKPLLEKYGLPIPYNLSTLIYDTEALAKDGVPAWVEGGAEGGFEQFMLYEAILLSLGGPRMVTELDYGTLPMDNASVVQILNETNQIYLTFMNASYPGWQTLTQGQAITLLGEGKVAFAVNGNWEYAYLFDFDNITPYPAVQPYVGWNNVSVLTMPFPGTKYYYDLVMDSVAVPKGPEENAGLTLVKYWASWQGQEVWNRWKAVTFYKNDTVDFYNTPSQWYDYQALLNVSADPANFTVSPGSSAGLFPDVSSTLDGALLELAEVGPAALATWMHTLNTSMGTERSEWLTAASLGLGYIGMPGHPLGNYLPPWASDPSQSTTGDFLLNFYTLVFLSSLPSLLLVADLLKGNN, from the coding sequence ATGAATCGAAGTACTCGCAGGAAGGCGTTGAGCACTACGGTCCTCGCCGTGGTGGTGGTAGTAATAGTTGTAGTTGCGGCGGTGGGAGCTTACGTAGCCTTAAGCTCCAGGCACGTGACTACCACTACTCCCAGCAACGTCACCACGACCGTTCCTCCCTCTAACACTTCCGTTACACCCCTAGTGTTCTACACCTGGTGGGCCACGACGGGAAAAGTAGCGCTAGATCACCTCATCCCGACTTTCGAGGAGACGTACCCTCAATACAAAATAGAGCCGGAGGTCATACCGGGAGGAGGTGGAGTGAACGCTAAGTACGCCATCATAGCCCTTCTCGAGGCCGGTAAACCTCCTGCCACCTTCCAGAGCCTCACAGGACCAATGATGCTTGGGTTCGTTGAGGCAACTCCTAACGGGAAGACGGCCTACGTCAATTTCACCCCCATAGTGGAGCAGATGGGACTCTTCAAAACCGCAGTGCCTGAGGTCCTCGACGCCGCTGCCTACAACGGAACCATGTACACCATGCCTGTCAACGTTCATAGAGGAGCCACCCTGTACATCAGCAAGCCGCTCTTGGAGAAGTACGGACTACCCATCCCGTACAACCTCAGCACACTAATCTACGACACGGAGGCCCTCGCTAAGGACGGAGTTCCGGCCTGGGTGGAGGGAGGAGCTGAGGGAGGTTTCGAACAGTTCATGCTTTACGAGGCCATTCTCCTATCCCTAGGTGGTCCTAGAATGGTAACCGAGCTGGACTACGGGACACTACCCATGGACAACGCCAGTGTAGTTCAGATATTGAATGAAACTAATCAGATTTACCTCACATTCATGAACGCCAGTTACCCAGGCTGGCAGACCTTGACACAGGGCCAGGCCATAACGCTGTTAGGTGAGGGAAAGGTGGCCTTCGCTGTTAACGGCAACTGGGAGTACGCTTACCTCTTCGACTTCGACAACATAACTCCATATCCTGCAGTGCAGCCGTACGTCGGTTGGAACAACGTCTCCGTCCTCACCATGCCCTTCCCTGGGACTAAGTACTACTACGACCTAGTCATGGACTCAGTTGCCGTCCCCAAGGGACCTGAGGAGAACGCCGGACTCACCCTTGTGAAGTACTGGGCCTCCTGGCAGGGTCAGGAGGTGTGGAACAGGTGGAAAGCCGTCACCTTCTACAAGAACGACACGGTGGACTTCTACAACACCCCTTCGCAGTGGTACGACTACCAGGCCCTTCTCAACGTATCGGCCGATCCGGCCAACTTCACGGTCTCTCCAGGCTCTAGTGCTGGGCTCTTCCCAGACGTCTCGTCCACATTGGACGGGGCGCTCCTGGAGTTGGCGGAAGTGGGACCAGCAGCACTTGCGACTTGGATGCACACTTTGAATACCAGCATGGGGACGGAGAGGTCAGAGTGGCTAACTGCGGCTTCCTTAGGACTTGGTTACATAGGTATGCCTGGACACCCCCTCGGAAACTACCTACCTCCGTGGGCGTCTGATCCGAGCCAGTCCACCACTGGAGACTTCTTACTGAACTTTTACACTCTGGTTTTCCTCTCGTCACTACCATCGTTGTTGTTAGTTGCCGATTTACTCAAGGGTAATAATTGA
- a CDS encoding NAD(P)/FAD-dependent oxidoreductase, translated as MEVMEADYLIVGGGPSGFSAVRELREVDPKGSVVLVTNEKYLPYDRPPLSKDYLRGETSREALFYEGEEFYRRNNVLVLLGRKVERLNLRDREAVLDDGEVRFGKALLATGGSPRRVRIEGDDRKGIYLYRTLDDVDAVRAEAAPGRRPLIIGGGFIGMEVAASLTLMGLRPTVVEVKPYIWNTFVDEKVASVLQEYFESRGVKFLVNESVRELRGGERVERAITSSGREVEADFVVMAVGISPNVELAQSSGLQVENGIVTDKFLRTSHHDVFASGDVANFLDAQGKRRRIEHWNNADYTGKLSARNMAGREEPYDYLSTVWSDIFDLHIEAAGETGDYDEYVVRGKLGGESFSVIYVKGGLVTGYLAVNRREEELEALNRLIKERVDVTGRTKLLGEEGTDLKSL; from the coding sequence CTGGAGGTCATGGAAGCAGACTACCTTATCGTGGGGGGAGGCCCCTCCGGATTCAGTGCAGTTAGGGAGCTCAGGGAGGTCGATCCCAAGGGAAGCGTAGTCCTCGTGACCAACGAGAAGTACCTCCCATACGACAGGCCGCCCCTCTCCAAGGACTACCTCAGGGGAGAGACGAGTAGGGAGGCCCTATTCTACGAAGGGGAGGAGTTCTACAGGAGGAACAACGTCTTAGTCCTTCTAGGGAGGAAGGTGGAGAGGCTAAACCTCAGGGACAGGGAGGCCGTCCTAGATGACGGCGAGGTGAGGTTCGGGAAAGCGTTACTGGCCACTGGAGGATCTCCTAGGAGGGTGCGAATAGAAGGCGACGACAGGAAGGGAATATACCTTTATAGGACGCTAGACGACGTTGATGCGGTCAGGGCAGAGGCAGCTCCGGGCAGGAGGCCTCTCATAATTGGGGGTGGGTTCATAGGGATGGAGGTGGCGGCGTCCCTCACTCTGATGGGGCTGAGGCCAACGGTAGTGGAGGTGAAGCCCTATATCTGGAACACCTTCGTGGACGAGAAGGTCGCCTCCGTCCTACAGGAGTACTTCGAGTCAAGGGGAGTCAAGTTCTTGGTGAACGAGTCCGTGAGGGAACTGAGGGGAGGGGAAAGGGTTGAAAGAGCGATAACGTCCAGTGGCAGGGAAGTGGAGGCGGACTTCGTTGTAATGGCTGTAGGAATATCCCCTAACGTCGAGTTGGCTCAGAGCAGTGGTCTCCAAGTGGAGAACGGGATCGTGACGGACAAGTTCCTACGGACTTCGCACCACGATGTGTTCGCCTCGGGGGACGTGGCCAACTTCCTAGACGCCCAAGGGAAGAGGAGGAGAATAGAGCACTGGAACAACGCAGACTACACGGGGAAACTGTCCGCCAGAAACATGGCTGGGAGGGAGGAACCCTACGACTACCTCTCCACCGTGTGGTCCGACATATTCGACCTTCACATAGAGGCGGCGGGGGAGACAGGAGATTACGATGAGTACGTAGTCAGGGGAAAGTTGGGAGGCGAGTCCTTCAGCGTCATATACGTGAAGGGGGGACTGGTTACGGGTTACTTAGCCGTGAACAGGAGGGAAGAGGAGCTTGAGGCACTCAACAGGCTCATCAAGGAAAGGGTTGACGTCACCGGGAGGACTAAGCTCCTAGGAGAAGAAGGGACAGACCTAAAGAGCCTATGA
- a CDS encoding alpha/beta hydrolase family protein has protein sequence MSLVVKERKISPGVVVHLKVDEGLYFLRSDSSRDFDLYVYDGEVKRLTDSMAGVTEEFVEPRKVTYTSDGLEIDALLYSRGGEERGVLYLHGGPDWECLNLFSPEVQLLVSRGFKVVCPNYRGSTGRGRKFNHLNDGDLGGGDLRDALRAAELLGERVAVTGASYGGYLTMMAVTKHPERWCAAAAVVPFVNWFTEKELEREVLKQYDEVKMGNDEALLRDRSPIFFVDRIRVPLLLLAGENDPRCPAEETMQVVRKLEELGRRVEYKVYKGEGHGFSKKENYVDSVKRVVEFLDENCRAMNE, from the coding sequence GTGTCTCTGGTAGTGAAGGAAAGGAAGATCTCACCTGGTGTGGTAGTACACCTCAAGGTGGACGAAGGGCTCTACTTCCTGAGGTCGGACAGCTCCAGGGACTTCGACCTCTACGTCTACGACGGAGAGGTGAAGAGGTTGACGGACTCCATGGCGGGAGTGACGGAGGAGTTCGTTGAGCCCAGGAAGGTGACCTACACCTCCGATGGGCTAGAAATTGATGCCCTACTATATTCGAGGGGAGGAGAAGAGAGAGGGGTCCTGTACCTCCACGGTGGTCCAGATTGGGAGTGTCTCAACCTGTTCTCTCCAGAGGTGCAGCTCCTCGTCTCCAGAGGGTTCAAAGTGGTATGTCCCAACTACAGAGGGTCGACGGGGAGGGGGAGGAAGTTCAACCACCTAAACGACGGCGACCTAGGAGGAGGGGACCTGAGGGACGCGTTGAGGGCAGCGGAACTGTTGGGCGAGAGGGTGGCTGTGACGGGGGCGAGTTACGGAGGTTACCTCACAATGATGGCAGTCACCAAGCACCCAGAAAGGTGGTGCGCGGCCGCGGCCGTGGTCCCCTTCGTGAACTGGTTCACGGAGAAGGAGCTGGAGAGGGAAGTCCTGAAGCAATACGATGAGGTTAAGATGGGGAACGACGAAGCCCTTCTCAGGGACAGGTCCCCAATATTCTTCGTGGACAGGATCAGGGTTCCACTCCTCTTGCTGGCTGGAGAGAACGATCCTAGGTGCCCCGCGGAAGAGACGATGCAGGTAGTGAGGAAACTCGAGGAGTTAGGGAGGAGGGTGGAGTACAAAGTGTACAAAGGTGAGGGACACGGGTTCTCCAAAAAGGAGAATTACGTGGATTCGGTGAAGAGGGTGGTGGAGTTCCTGGACGAGAACTGCAGAGCGATGAACGAGTGA
- the csa3 gene encoding CRISPR-associated CARF protein Csa3 has translation MALLVTVVGFDEKFAVRSFLRRGRTQVTEVLAVRPSRADPRSDRALNALKSLLEEASVPISVMELDQLDFVSSVAKVAKWVRRSSHSEFVVNLSSGMRIVGLEVLAAFLLLNLDAEVEVEAEDFSGFTTWRTTDLLPTDMDPKTLELLRLVRQGLSVTEVANRTRLSVTTAWRRLKRMEEARLLWREGDKLSLTLKGEVYLAISEK, from the coding sequence GTGGCTCTCCTAGTCACGGTTGTGGGGTTCGACGAGAAGTTCGCAGTGAGGAGCTTCCTCAGGAGGGGGAGGACACAGGTCACCGAAGTTCTCGCGGTTAGACCTTCCAGGGCTGATCCCAGGAGCGACAGGGCACTTAACGCCCTCAAGTCCCTCTTAGAGGAGGCCTCTGTACCCATTTCTGTGATGGAGTTGGACCAGTTGGATTTCGTCTCGTCCGTGGCCAAGGTCGCCAAGTGGGTGAGACGATCCAGCCACTCCGAGTTCGTGGTGAACCTTTCCTCCGGTATGAGGATAGTGGGACTGGAGGTCTTGGCGGCCTTCCTCCTCCTCAACTTGGACGCGGAGGTTGAGGTGGAGGCAGAGGACTTCTCGGGCTTCACTACCTGGAGGACCACGGACCTCCTGCCTACGGACATGGACCCCAAGACACTAGAGCTCCTCAGGTTAGTCAGACAGGGACTCAGTGTAACTGAGGTCGCCAACAGGACTAGGCTCTCCGTCACTACAGCGTGGAGGAGGCTCAAGAGGATGGAGGAGGCTCGCCTCCTCTGGAGGGAGGGAGATAAGCTCTCTCTCACATTGAAGGGAGAAGTCTACCTTGCTATTTCAGAAAAATGA
- a CDS encoding mannonate dehydratase, translated as MDKSFVRSHGRSTELVTDVMELNVAEIILEPRPSPFWRILRQIGVDKAVGVLPRTFNDWRQNPEEDPWDYGPLSKYRNMLADNGLQLVAIEDNPPMDGIRYGIPGLKEQQLDAVARMLENMGKLGVKLWCYNWMAGLGWSRTRTHVRGPNGEFVTAFDAKDVEDAPPPKMGKVDASTLWRTLKDFLEYVVPIAERYGIQLAMHPDDPPIPEYRGVARIMNSLESYDKLLGLVRSQYNGITLCQGNFTLMTDDLPAAVRHFGRRVFFVHFRDVVGDRYHFTETMIGRGKTNLVEVMKAYSDVDYKGIVRVDHTPTLEGDVEMAPGYSYLGRIYSIGYLRALYYAIAKTSSPP; from the coding sequence GTGGACAAGTCGTTCGTCCGGTCCCACGGAAGAAGCACGGAACTGGTGACTGACGTGATGGAACTCAACGTGGCTGAGATAATCCTAGAGCCAAGGCCCTCCCCATTCTGGAGGATATTAAGGCAGATAGGTGTGGATAAGGCTGTTGGAGTCCTACCGAGGACGTTCAACGATTGGAGACAGAACCCAGAGGAGGACCCGTGGGACTACGGGCCTCTCTCCAAGTATAGGAACATGTTGGCCGACAACGGCCTCCAGTTGGTCGCCATAGAGGACAACCCTCCAATGGACGGCATAAGGTACGGGATTCCTGGACTCAAGGAACAACAATTGGACGCAGTGGCCAGGATGTTGGAGAACATGGGGAAGCTGGGGGTAAAGCTCTGGTGCTACAATTGGATGGCCGGGCTTGGCTGGTCTAGAACCAGGACGCACGTGAGAGGGCCAAATGGGGAGTTCGTTACGGCCTTCGACGCGAAGGACGTTGAGGACGCCCCCCCGCCTAAGATGGGCAAGGTGGACGCCTCGACTCTCTGGAGGACACTTAAGGACTTCCTGGAGTACGTCGTCCCCATAGCGGAGAGGTATGGTATACAGTTGGCCATGCACCCAGACGACCCACCTATCCCGGAGTACAGGGGAGTCGCCAGGATAATGAACTCCCTAGAGTCTTACGATAAACTCCTCGGACTAGTGAGGAGCCAATACAACGGGATCACCCTCTGTCAGGGCAACTTCACCCTCATGACTGACGACCTACCCGCAGCTGTGAGACACTTCGGGAGGAGGGTGTTCTTCGTCCACTTCAGGGACGTCGTGGGGGATAGGTACCACTTCACCGAGACCATGATAGGGAGGGGAAAGACCAACCTGGTAGAGGTGATGAAGGCTTACTCGGACGTCGATTACAAGGGTATAGTGAGGGTGGACCACACTCCCACCTTAGAGGGAGACGTGGAGATGGCTCCCGGGTACTCCTACCTCGGAAGGATATATAGCATTGGGTACCTCAGGGCACTCTACTATGCGATAGCTAAGACCTCTAGCCCACCCTGA
- a CDS encoding single-stranded DNA-binding protein has protein sequence MKVKELAPRRRADVTVKVINVGQPRTVVGMDGNSRQVTDVLVADETGSILMSLWGNDASKVSVGKVISITNGYVSVVRGSMRLTLGREGQMREIQADVKPNTENNLSDLKVESRRFR, from the coding sequence TTGAAAGTAAAGGAACTGGCCCCCAGAAGGAGGGCAGACGTAACTGTGAAGGTAATTAATGTAGGACAACCTAGGACCGTGGTTGGGATGGACGGGAACTCTAGGCAGGTCACGGACGTACTCGTGGCCGACGAGACCGGCTCCATACTCATGAGCCTGTGGGGAAACGACGCCTCCAAGGTTTCCGTAGGGAAAGTGATCTCGATCACCAACGGGTATGTATCGGTGGTGAGAGGTTCAATGAGGCTCACTCTCGGAAGGGAGGGTCAAATGAGGGAGATCCAGGCTGACGTGAAGCCCAACACAGAGAATAACCTCTCTGACCTCAAGGTGGAGTCAAGGAGGTTCAGATAA